The following are encoded in a window of Candidatus Bathyarchaeia archaeon genomic DNA:
- a CDS encoding 50S ribosomal protein L21e, which yields MKRSKGYRSRTRQLFRKGWSACRMSVSSLLREYNIGDRVVIQIEPSKVKGQPHRRYHGKVGVISEKRGRAYVLSVQDGGKVRQVISMPDHLKPL from the coding sequence TTGAAGAGGTCGAAAGGTTACCGCTCTAGGACGAGACAACTCTTCAGAAAGGGATGGAGTGCTTGCAGAATGAGTGTAAGCTCCCTACTCAGGGAATATAATATCGGAGATAGGGTCGTCATACAAATAGAGCCATCGAAAGTTAAAGGGCAACCCCACCGACGATACCATGGAAAGGTCGGTGTAATCAGTGAGAAGAGGGGCAGGGCTTATGTGCTCAGCGTGCAAGATGGAGGTAAGGTGAGACAGGTTATCTCTATGCCGGATCACCTTAAACCCCTATAA
- a CDS encoding DUF655 domain-containing protein has product MEREKRHYEEYGYVLDFLPRGRAVSGGRYIAEPIIQIIGEEFFTLLEAAARPNIVVNLHERIYIGKEKRDKVSHIIGRIPFEELTPTAKGELPYVVEEIVKKGEARFVEFFNKAQSITPRMHAFELLPGIGKKYMWQIVNEREKRPFESFNDIQNRTGLPDPMKVVAKRILDELMADQKYKLFCR; this is encoded by the coding sequence ATGGAAAGAGAGAAGAGACACTATGAAGAGTACGGCTATGTGTTGGACTTCCTCCCTAGGGGCAGAGCAGTTTCAGGGGGAAGATACATAGCGGAGCCTATCATCCAGATAATTGGAGAAGAGTTTTTTACACTACTTGAGGCTGCTGCACGGCCAAACATTGTGGTAAACCTACACGAAAGGATTTACATTGGCAAAGAGAAGAGGGATAAGGTCAGTCATATAATAGGGAGGATACCATTTGAAGAGTTGACCCCGACTGCAAAGGGTGAACTCCCCTATGTGGTGGAGGAGATTGTTAAAAAAGGCGAAGCTAGATTTGTAGAATTCTTTAACAAAGCCCAGTCTATAACCCCGCGGATGCATGCTTTCGAGTTGCTTCCCGGCATTGGGAAGAAGTATATGTGGCAGATTGTGAATGAGAGGGAAAAAAGGCCCTTCGAGAGCTTCAATGATATCCAGAATAGAACAGGCCTCCCAGACCCTATGAAAGTGGTTGCTAAAAGGATACTGGACGAGCTGATGGCTGATCAGAAGTATAAACTCTTTTGTAGGTGA